In one Bacillus sp. PK3_68 genomic region, the following are encoded:
- the pta gene encoding phosphate acetyltransferase yields MSDLFTALENKLSGQNVRIVFPEGHDERIVAAASRLAKENLLTPILIGDEQEIKQKASQLQAGLEGIEIVDPASDSRLNELVQSFVERRKGKATEEEAQNILMDENYFGTMLVYKGYAEGLVSGAAHSTADTVRPALQIIKTKQGVKKTSGVFIMVRGEEKYVFADCAINIAPDSNDLAEIAIESAKTAEMFDLSPRIAMLSFSTKGSAKSPETEKVEEALQLAKEREPELVIDGEFQFDAAFVPSVARKKAPDSVIQGDANVFIFPSLEAGNIGYKIAQRLGNFEAVGPILQGLNAPVNDLSRGCSEEDVYKLALITAAQSLK; encoded by the coding sequence ATGAGTGATTTATTTACGGCTTTAGAAAACAAGCTTTCCGGACAGAACGTAAGAATTGTTTTCCCGGAAGGACATGATGAACGCATAGTAGCTGCTGCGAGCCGGCTGGCGAAAGAAAATCTGTTAACACCGATCCTCATCGGCGATGAGCAGGAAATTAAGCAGAAGGCTTCCCAGCTGCAAGCAGGACTGGAAGGAATCGAAATTGTTGATCCTGCAAGCGACAGTCGTCTTAATGAACTTGTTCAATCATTCGTTGAACGCCGGAAAGGCAAAGCAACAGAAGAGGAAGCACAGAATATCTTAATGGATGAAAATTATTTTGGTACAATGCTTGTTTACAAAGGCTATGCCGAAGGGCTTGTAAGCGGGGCTGCCCATTCTACAGCTGATACGGTTCGCCCGGCCTTACAAATTATCAAAACAAAGCAAGGAGTCAAAAAAACATCTGGTGTGTTTATTATGGTACGTGGAGAAGAGAAATATGTTTTTGCTGATTGTGCGATCAATATTGCTCCAGATAGCAATGATTTAGCGGAAATTGCCATTGAGAGTGCCAAAACGGCAGAAATGTTTGACCTTTCGCCGCGGATTGCTATGCTGAGCTTCTCGACAAAAGGATCGGCGAAGTCCCCGGAAACGGAAAAAGTGGAAGAAGCCCTCCAATTAGCGAAAGAGAGAGAACCAGAATTGGTCATTGACGGAGAATTTCAATTTGATGCAGCATTTGTTCCGTCTGTTGCTAGGAAGAAGGCGCCGGATTCGGTCATTCAAGGAGATGCCAATGTCTTTATTTTTCCAAGCTTAGAAGCAGGGAATATCGGTTATAAGATTGCCCAGCGTCTTGGTAACTTTGAAGCGGTTGGACCGATCTTGCAAGGATTGAATGCGCCGGTGAATGACCTGTCCCGCGGCTGCAGTGAAGAAGATGTGTACAAACTGGCGCTGATTACTGCTGCCCAGTCACTAAAATAA
- the hemQ gene encoding hydrogen peroxide-dependent heme synthase, which translates to MSEAAKTIDGWYCLHDFRLIDWTTWKLLSSDERQTAIYEFQQFLNKLNAVHEAKEGSHAFYSIVGQKADFMLMILRPTMEELNAIETEFNKLKIAECTIPGYSYVSVVELSNYLSSDEDPYQNPQIRSRLYPELPRAKHVCFYPMDKRRQGEDNWYMLPMEERGKLMRSHGMIGRQYAGKVKQIITGSVGFDDYEWGVTLFADDVLQFKKLVYEMRFDEVSARYGEFGAFFVGNLLDDSKLEQMLQIN; encoded by the coding sequence ATGAGTGAAGCTGCAAAAACAATTGACGGCTGGTATTGTCTGCATGATTTTCGTCTGATTGATTGGACGACTTGGAAGTTGCTTTCAAGTGATGAACGTCAAACAGCTATTTATGAGTTCCAGCAATTTCTCAATAAGTTAAATGCCGTTCACGAGGCAAAAGAGGGAAGCCATGCGTTTTACAGCATCGTTGGCCAAAAAGCTGATTTTATGCTGATGATTCTTCGCCCGACAATGGAAGAGTTAAATGCTATTGAAACGGAATTCAACAAGTTAAAAATTGCCGAATGCACAATCCCAGGCTATTCTTACGTATCTGTTGTCGAATTGAGCAATTACTTATCCAGTGATGAAGATCCATATCAAAACCCGCAGATTCGTTCCCGCTTATATCCTGAGCTGCCAAGAGCAAAGCATGTTTGCTTCTATCCAATGGATAAGCGCCGCCAAGGAGAAGATAACTGGTACATGCTCCCAATGGAAGAGCGCGGGAAACTTATGCGCAGCCATGGCATGATCGGCCGCCAATATGCTGGCAAAGTGAAACAAATTATTACTGGGTCTGTCGGTTTCGATGATTATGAATGGGGCGTTACACTATTCGCTGACGATGTGCTTCAATTTAAAAAACTTGTATATGAAATGCGGTTTGATGAAGTCAGCGCCCGTTACGGCGAATTCGGAGCGTTCTTTGTCGGCAATCTGCTCGATGATTCTAAGTTGGAGCAAATGCTGCAAATTAATTAA